From Chryseobacterium salivictor, a single genomic window includes:
- a CDS encoding NuoI/complex I 23 kDa subunit family protein produces MKLTNRSKVVSNKEMTFMEKLYLPEIFKGMAITLKHAIAGPKGKVYSYPEVQKPRTKIWRGLHVLKRDEEGRERCTACGLCAVTCPAEAITMTGAERTKDEQHLYREEKYASVYEINMLRCIFCGLCEEACPKSAIYLTDRLVDVETNRGSFIYGKDKLVEKINERIDITERQSELQKKSVK; encoded by the coding sequence ATGAAACTGACAAACAGATCAAAAGTAGTCTCGAACAAAGAGATGACTTTTATGGAAAAATTATACCTCCCGGAAATTTTTAAGGGAATGGCAATTACGTTAAAGCACGCAATAGCGGGACCGAAAGGTAAAGTTTATTCTTACCCTGAAGTTCAAAAACCAAGAACTAAAATCTGGCGCGGACTTCATGTATTAAAACGTGATGAAGAAGGCCGAGAAAGATGTACCGCTTGTGGACTTTGTGCAGTGACCTGTCCTGCTGAAGCAATTACCATGACGGGTGCTGAACGGACCAAAGACGAACAACACCTCTATCGTGAAGAAAAATACGCATCGGTTTATGAAATCAATATGCTGAGATGTATTTTCTGCGGTCTTTGTGAAGAGGCTTGTCCGAAATCAGCGATTTATTTGACAGACCGTTTGGTGGATGTGGAAACCAACCGCGGAAGTTTCATTTATGGTAAAGATAAACTGGTGGAAAAAATCAATGAAAGAATTGATATTACGGAGCGTCAAAGTGAATTGCAAAAAAAATCAGTAAAATAG
- a CDS encoding NADH-quinone oxidoreductase subunit J family protein — MEQIIFFFVAFLALASGFYFVFARNAIYAILSLIVTFFSIAALYILLNAQFLGIVQIIVYAGAIMVLFLYILMMLNLNKEDESRKKNLPKFIGVFSAGLLLVGILGAFKGLNQKTFAGNADSSVGLTKNLGRLLFNEYVLPFELASILILAGIVGAVLIGKKDL, encoded by the coding sequence ATGGAACAGATCATCTTTTTCTTCGTGGCATTTTTGGCATTGGCAAGCGGATTTTATTTTGTTTTTGCAAGAAACGCCATCTACGCTATTCTGTCGCTCATCGTTACTTTCTTTTCGATTGCTGCCTTGTATATTTTACTCAATGCGCAGTTTTTGGGAATTGTACAGATCATTGTTTATGCAGGTGCGATCATGGTTCTGTTCCTCTATATCTTAATGATGCTGAACCTGAATAAGGAAGATGAAAGCAGAAAGAAAAACCTTCCCAAATTCATCGGCGTATTTTCCGCAGGATTATTATTGGTAGGAATTTTAGGAGCATTCAAAGGTTTGAACCAAAAAACATTTGCAGGAAATGCCGATTCGTCGGTTGGTTTAACTAAAAACCTTGGCCGGTTATTGTTTAACGAATATGTTTTGCCGTTTGAGTTGGCCTCAATCCTTATTCTTGCCGGAATTGTAGGAGCGGTTTTAATTGGTAAAAAAGATTTATAG
- the nuoK gene encoding NADH-quinone oxidoreductase subunit NuoK, translating into MGEVNTFIQAVPLEYFIILSSVLFSLGVMGVLIRKNAIIILGCVELMLNSVNLLLAAFSSYKGDGNGQILVFFIMVVAAAEVAVGLAIIAMLYRNTKSVDISIFNKLRG; encoded by the coding sequence ATGGGAGAAGTAAATACATTTATACAGGCAGTTCCGCTGGAATATTTCATTATTCTAAGTTCTGTTCTGTTCAGTCTCGGTGTCATGGGGGTTTTGATCCGCAAAAATGCCATCATCATTTTAGGATGTGTAGAGTTGATGCTGAATTCTGTAAACCTTTTGCTCGCAGCGTTCTCCTCTTATAAAGGTGACGGGAACGGGCAGATTCTGGTTTTCTTCATCATGGTGGTTGCCGCTGCGGAAGTTGCCGTAGGTTTAGCAATTATCGCGATGCTGTACAGAAATACAAAATCAGTAGATATCAGTATTTTTAATAAATTAAGAGGATAA
- the nuoL gene encoding NADH-quinone oxidoreductase subunit L: MENLVYAIILLPLAGFLINGLFGKKLPKMFVGTLATAVVFASFIIALSLFLKFNADSQPVIVRAFEWFRINGIQVNFGFQIDQLSLMMIMIITGIGSLIHLYSIGYMSTDEGFHKFFSYLNLFIFMMLLLVMGSNYLILFIGWEGVGLCSYLLIGFWYKNKEYGAAARKAFIMNRIGDLGMIIGILMIASQTNAVDYLSVAQNSGKFELDSTVIIFITASLFIGAVGKSAQIPLFTWLPDAMAGPTPVSALIHAATMVTAGIYLVVRSNFLFSLAPTTMDGILFIGLLTALVAAFIGLRQNDIKKVLAYSTVSQLGFMFVAVGTGAYTVAMFHLMTHAFFKALLFLGSGSVIHAMSGEQDMRLMGGLKKKIPITHITFLIGTLAISGFPFLSGMISKDEILANVYGRSPYLWVILFIIAAMTAIYMFRAYYLTFHGEFRGTEEQKSHLHESPLNMTLPLMVLAVLSVIGGFINLPHFIGHGSYAKLGTWLQNIYVYDVKLPEVPLMTEMILLGLTVLMFFVVWFIVRNIYVTKKKMALPEEDYTGWEKLSTRKLYIDELNNATFVKFIEGLGIGGNMFDKGVLKRFGDYIGTGAEDSGRAAKKLQNGNVENYVLIMSLAIGIILIVNFILQ, translated from the coding sequence ATGGAAAATTTAGTTTACGCGATTATACTTTTACCACTTGCAGGATTTCTGATCAACGGCTTATTCGGAAAAAAACTTCCGAAGATGTTCGTAGGAACTTTGGCAACTGCGGTAGTATTTGCTTCATTTATTATTGCTTTGAGTTTATTCTTAAAGTTTAATGCAGATTCACAACCCGTTATTGTAAGAGCTTTTGAATGGTTCAGGATTAATGGTATTCAGGTGAATTTCGGTTTCCAAATCGATCAGTTATCATTAATGATGATCATGATTATTACCGGAATCGGATCTTTGATTCACCTCTACTCTATCGGATACATGAGTACTGACGAAGGTTTTCATAAATTCTTTTCTTATCTGAATTTATTTATCTTCATGATGTTGCTTTTGGTAATGGGAAGCAATTATCTGATTCTTTTCATCGGATGGGAAGGGGTTGGATTATGTTCTTACTTACTCATCGGCTTCTGGTACAAAAACAAAGAATACGGTGCAGCAGCAAGAAAAGCATTTATCATGAACCGTATTGGAGACTTGGGAATGATTATCGGGATTCTGATGATTGCCTCTCAAACCAATGCTGTCGATTACCTTTCTGTTGCTCAGAATTCAGGGAAATTCGAATTAGATTCTACGGTTATTATTTTCATCACCGCAAGTTTATTTATTGGAGCTGTCGGAAAATCTGCACAGATTCCATTATTCACCTGGCTTCCTGATGCGATGGCTGGACCAACTCCGGTTTCTGCATTGATCCACGCTGCGACGATGGTAACTGCAGGAATTTATTTAGTAGTTCGGTCAAATTTCTTATTTTCATTGGCACCAACCACGATGGACGGAATCCTCTTCATAGGATTATTAACCGCTTTGGTAGCAGCGTTCATTGGCCTTCGACAAAATGACATTAAAAAAGTTTTAGCCTATTCTACCGTTTCTCAGTTAGGATTTATGTTCGTAGCAGTAGGTACTGGTGCTTATACAGTAGCAATGTTCCACCTGATGACGCACGCGTTTTTCAAAGCGTTGTTATTCTTAGGTTCTGGTTCTGTAATTCATGCAATGAGCGGCGAACAGGATATGAGATTAATGGGCGGATTAAAGAAAAAAATTCCAATTACACATATTACTTTCTTAATCGGAACATTAGCAATTTCGGGATTCCCATTCCTTTCAGGGATGATTTCCAAAGATGAAATCTTAGCAAATGTTTATGGAAGAAGTCCTTATTTATGGGTCATCCTTTTCATCATTGCAGCGATGACCGCGATTTATATGTTCAGAGCATATTACTTAACTTTCCACGGCGAGTTTAGAGGAACGGAAGAACAAAAAAGCCATCTTCACGAAAGTCCTTTAAATATGACTTTACCTTTAATGGTTTTGGCTGTACTTTCAGTTATTGGAGGTTTCATTAATCTTCCGCATTTTATCGGCCACGGCAGCTATGCGAAGTTAGGGACTTGGTTACAGAATATTTACGTTTATGATGTAAAACTTCCAGAAGTTCCTTTGATGACAGAAATGATTCTTTTAGGTTTAACTGTTTTAATGTTCTTCGTAGTTTGGTTCATTGTAAGAAACATTTACGTTACTAAGAAAAAAATGGCTTTACCGGAAGAAGATTATACCGGCTGGGAGAAACTTTCCACCAGAAAATTGTACATCGATGAACTGAATAACGCAACATTTGTGAAATTCATCGAGGGTCTTGGTATCGGCGGAAATATGTTTGACAAAGGGGTTCTCAAAAGATTTGGGGATTACATCGGTACCGGAGCAGAAGATTCTGGAAGAGCCGCAAAAAAGCTTCAGAACGGAAATGTAGAGAATTACGTGCTCATCATGTCTTTAGCCATCGGAATTATTTTAATTGTTAACTTTATATTACAATAG
- a CDS encoding complex I subunit 4 family protein: MSYLLLTLLLLPLIGSVLVFAWKNPASKYLALGIAFAQMLLTFYMLTGFDFKPTVDGVLQYEINYPWSNYIKSNLHFGIDGMSMLMLLLTNILTPLIILSSFNEKPGYRNTFYGLILLMQFGLIGVFTSLDGLLFYIFWEVTLIPIWLIAGIWGQEDKKIQFTTRFFVYTFVGSLFMLIGLIYVYNHSASFALTDLYNADLTSGAQTVIFWFIFFAFAVKLPIFPFHSWQPDTYTYSPTQGSMLLSGIMLKMAVYGLLRWLLPITPEPILGLSGQIVLVLAIIGVVHGALIAIIQNDSKRLIAYSSLSHVGLMTAGIMASAILTVKGTLMIEGGEGALIQSFAHGINVVGLFYCADILYKRFKTRDIRQMGGLARVAPKFAVLFMVILLGSIALPLTNGFVGEFILIKSIFDYSIIAAVIAGTTMIFSSVYLFRFYAKAMFGEGDEEVLASAADLTGVEFSVLASLVVFVIFLGIFPQPILDMVNSSLKFIFTSMMN; the protein is encoded by the coding sequence ATGTCGTACCTATTATTAACATTACTGCTTTTACCTCTTATAGGCTCAGTATTGGTGTTCGCGTGGAAAAATCCCGCCAGTAAATATCTCGCATTAGGAATTGCATTTGCACAAATGTTATTGACCTTTTATATGCTGACCGGTTTCGATTTCAAACCTACCGTTGACGGAGTTTTGCAATATGAAATCAATTATCCGTGGTCCAACTATATCAAGAGTAATCTGCATTTCGGGATCGACGGAATGAGTATGCTGATGTTGTTATTAACCAATATTTTAACACCGCTTATTATCCTTTCTTCCTTTAATGAAAAACCGGGATACAGAAATACTTTTTACGGATTAATTTTATTAATGCAGTTCGGTTTAATTGGAGTTTTCACTTCTTTAGATGGTTTGTTATTTTATATTTTCTGGGAAGTAACCTTGATTCCAATCTGGTTGATCGCCGGAATTTGGGGACAGGAAGACAAGAAAATTCAGTTTACAACAAGATTCTTTGTTTACACTTTTGTCGGATCCCTGTTTATGTTGATCGGCTTGATCTACGTTTACAATCACTCCGCTTCATTTGCACTGACCGATTTGTATAACGCTGATTTAACTTCAGGAGCGCAAACCGTGATTTTCTGGTTTATCTTCTTTGCCTTTGCAGTGAAGTTACCGATTTTCCCTTTCCATTCCTGGCAACCGGATACTTATACGTATTCACCAACGCAAGGTTCCATGTTACTTTCGGGAATTATGCTGAAGATGGCGGTTTACGGTTTACTACGATGGTTATTACCAATTACGCCAGAACCGATTTTAGGACTTTCCGGACAGATTGTATTGGTTCTCGCAATTATCGGAGTCGTTCACGGTGCTTTAATTGCCATTATTCAAAATGACTCGAAAAGATTAATTGCCTATTCTTCTTTATCTCACGTTGGTTTAATGACGGCCGGTATTATGGCGTCTGCAATCTTGACGGTGAAAGGAACTTTGATGATTGAAGGTGGCGAAGGAGCGTTGATTCAGTCATTTGCTCACGGGATCAACGTCGTAGGACTATTCTACTGTGCAGATATTCTTTACAAAAGATTCAAAACCAGAGACATCCGACAAATGGGTGGTTTGGCAAGAGTCGCACCGAAATTCGCCGTTTTATTCATGGTCATTTTATTAGGATCAATTGCGCTTCCATTAACCAACGGATTTGTAGGAGAATTTATCTTAATCAAATCGATTTTCGATTACAGTATTATCGCCGCGGTGATCGCCGGAACAACCATGATTTTCTCCTCAGTTTACCTTTTCAGATTTTATGCAAAAGCCATGTTTGGAGAAGGGGACGAAGAAGTATTGGCAAGCGCAGCAGATTTAACCGGTGTTGAATTTTCAGTATTGGCAAGTTTGGTTGTTTTTGTAATATTCTTAGGAATATTCCCTCAACCAATCCTCGATATGGTGAACAGTTCGTTGAAGTTTATTTTCACTTCAATGATGAATTAA
- a CDS encoding NADH-quinone oxidoreductase subunit N, producing MSVLIIIFLTAVIALFAGVFEQGKFSRYIGILGLMIAFYVSFLPEISFFSQYQHMFEFGANAALFTKIAIVITILLFFLGGFSFSNHRNHQSELYALMLFSLCGGIILFGFQNLVTLFLGVEILSIPLYVLAGSNKTDLRSNEASIKYFLMGAFATGFLLFGVALIYGSTGSFDLYKIHEFAVVNPKNLMFILGAVLMLVALAFKVSLAPFHMWSPDVYQGSPSLITAFMMSVVKIASFFAFFKLMTIGFLGITGEWINIIGVLIIITLFLANVMGLAQTNVKRMLAYSSVSHVGYLSLIFYGMNSLSSYNLAFYLFAYSLATVGVMMCLIWVEKLKRETSYTAFNGLGHTEPILAVAATVSLLSMAGIPLTAGFMGKFAIFAQAIDQAPFLVLVAVLGSAISIAYYLRLIMVMFFPKESSFKTSEKVSLTYNIVAVFIIFALVAMGVFPDLFAKQFGL from the coding sequence ATGAGCGTTTTAATAATTATATTCCTTACCGCAGTTATCGCATTATTTGCGGGTGTTTTTGAACAGGGAAAATTCTCAAGATACATTGGTATTTTGGGACTGATGATTGCTTTTTATGTCAGTTTCTTACCGGAAATTTCATTCTTCAGCCAATACCAACACATGTTTGAGTTTGGGGCCAATGCTGCATTATTCACTAAAATAGCGATTGTCATAACAATATTGTTATTCTTTCTGGGAGGATTTTCTTTCAGCAATCACCGCAATCACCAGTCAGAATTATATGCGCTGATGTTATTTTCACTCTGCGGAGGAATCATTTTATTTGGATTCCAAAACTTAGTGACCTTATTTTTAGGAGTCGAGATTCTTTCAATTCCCCTCTATGTTTTGGCAGGAAGTAACAAAACCGATTTACGGTCCAATGAAGCTTCTATAAAATATTTCCTGATGGGAGCTTTTGCCACAGGATTCCTTTTATTCGGTGTTGCCCTGATTTACGGAAGCACCGGAAGTTTTGATCTTTATAAAATCCACGAATTTGCCGTTGTAAATCCTAAAAACTTAATGTTTATTTTAGGTGCGGTTTTAATGTTAGTCGCTTTAGCTTTTAAAGTTTCTCTTGCGCCTTTCCACATGTGGAGTCCGGATGTGTATCAAGGTTCGCCTTCGCTGATCACCGCTTTTATGATGTCGGTGGTAAAGATCGCTTCCTTCTTTGCTTTCTTTAAATTAATGACTATCGGCTTCCTGGGAATTACCGGAGAATGGATCAATATTATCGGTGTTTTAATTATCATTACTTTATTCCTGGCCAATGTCATGGGATTAGCACAAACCAACGTCAAAAGAATGTTGGCCTACTCTTCCGTTTCTCACGTGGGGTATTTATCTTTGATTTTCTACGGAATGAACAGTCTGTCAAGTTATAATCTTGCTTTCTACTTATTCGCTTATTCCTTAGCAACGGTAGGAGTTATGATGTGCTTGATCTGGGTAGAAAAACTGAAAAGAGAAACATCTTACACCGCATTTAATGGCTTGGGACACACAGAACCAATTCTTGCGGTTGCTGCAACAGTATCATTATTATCGATGGCCGGAATTCCATTAACAGCGGGATTTATGGGGAAATTTGCGATTTTCGCCCAAGCGATTGATCAGGCGCCATTTTTAGTTTTAGTAGCCGTTTTAGGATCTGCAATTTCAATTGCCTACTATCTCCGTCTGATCATGGTGATGTTTTTTCCTAAAGAAAGCAGTTTCAAAACCTCAGAAAAAGTTTCCTTAACTTACAATATCGTGGCAGTATTTATCATCTTCGCACTAGTGGCGATGGGAGTTTTCCCGGATTTGTTTGCTAAACAATTTGGACTTTAA
- a CDS encoding TetR/AcrR family transcriptional regulator, whose protein sequence is MKSDELSSEDKILLAASKIFTEKGFSGTRTRDIAEEAGINVALLNYYFRTKEKLFEQVMKVKIVLLFGKIIPIITNEKTSLDEKLDLASAKYFEILSENPNLPIFVLSEIQKKTSEVKSILPFDKLLKNSFLIQQIQDRKPDIDPFHFLLNFLSMTVFPFLGKPILQSFDLMDDAEFQKFVEERKTLVPMWIKMMLDH, encoded by the coding sequence ATGAAATCAGACGAACTTTCTTCCGAAGACAAAATATTACTCGCAGCCTCTAAAATATTTACCGAAAAAGGTTTCTCCGGAACCAGAACGCGCGATATCGCTGAAGAAGCAGGAATTAATGTGGCGCTTCTCAATTATTATTTCCGAACCAAAGAGAAATTATTTGAACAGGTCATGAAAGTGAAAATCGTTTTGCTTTTCGGAAAAATTATTCCAATCATTACGAACGAAAAAACTTCATTAGATGAAAAACTCGATTTGGCAAGTGCAAAATATTTCGAGATTTTGTCTGAAAATCCGAATCTTCCCATTTTCGTTTTGAGTGAAATTCAGAAAAAAACGTCAGAGGTGAAATCAATTCTTCCTTTTGACAAATTATTAAAGAATTCATTTTTGATACAACAGATTCAGGACCGCAAACCCGATATCGATCCTTTTCATTTCCTATTGAATTTTTTAAGCATGACGGTTTTTCCCTTTTTAGGAAAACCCATCTTACAGTCATTTGATTTAATGGATGACGCTGAGTTTCAAAAATTCGTGGAAGAAAGAAAAACGTTGGTTCCGATGTGGATCAAGATGATGCTGGATCATTAA
- a CDS encoding TolC family protein — MRILKYLLLLLFFTGNAQTLTIEECYGLAKQNYPLIKRNNLIAKTKEYNLQNAAKGWLPKIQITGQATYQNEVTQLPIQIPNFSISPLSKDQYKVYADIQQNIYDGGTIAGQKKMATANSDVELQKTEVETDQLELRINQIYFGILQTDEQIQQTELTKSDLLNGLKKAEAQLQNGVIYRSNVDILKAQLINLEQKELELQSMKKSFIQMLSLFIQKNLDENTELQRPEKILIPQQNKRAELKLFDLQKMALETQKSLINAKNTPKLGAFFQGGYGKPGFNMLKNEFDLFYIGGLRLNIPITGFYTRKNDLALIQTQQQEIEVHKENFLFNLQFETIQNNNDLNKIQELINKDDELIILRESIKKASLAQLANGVITTSDYLREVNELDRAKNQKITHEIQYLLTQYNLKAQLNQ, encoded by the coding sequence ATGAGAATTTTAAAATATCTATTGCTGCTCCTCTTTTTCACTGGAAATGCCCAAACATTAACCATAGAAGAATGTTACGGTTTGGCCAAACAGAATTATCCGCTTATCAAAAGAAATAATTTAATTGCCAAAACAAAGGAATACAATCTGCAGAATGCCGCAAAAGGCTGGCTTCCAAAAATCCAGATTACCGGACAGGCTACTTATCAAAATGAGGTTACGCAATTGCCCATTCAAATTCCTAATTTTAGCATTAGTCCGCTGAGCAAAGACCAGTATAAAGTGTACGCAGATATTCAGCAAAATATTTACGACGGCGGAACGATCGCCGGTCAAAAGAAAATGGCTACCGCAAATTCTGACGTCGAACTGCAGAAAACCGAAGTCGAAACTGATCAGCTGGAATTGCGGATCAACCAAATTTATTTCGGAATTCTGCAAACCGATGAACAAATCCAGCAAACAGAACTCACGAAATCTGACCTTTTAAACGGCCTAAAAAAAGCAGAAGCACAACTACAGAATGGTGTTATCTATAGAAGTAACGTGGATATTCTGAAAGCACAACTCATCAATCTGGAACAGAAAGAGCTGGAACTTCAAAGTATGAAAAAAAGTTTCATACAAATGCTTTCCCTTTTCATTCAAAAAAATCTGGACGAAAATACTGAACTCCAAAGACCGGAAAAAATCCTTATTCCTCAACAAAATAAACGCGCAGAACTGAAACTTTTTGATTTACAAAAAATGGCTTTAGAAACCCAAAAATCATTGATTAATGCTAAAAACACACCAAAGTTAGGCGCATTTTTCCAGGGCGGTTACGGTAAACCGGGTTTCAACATGCTGAAAAATGAATTCGACCTTTTCTATATTGGCGGTTTGCGTTTGAATATTCCCATCACCGGATTTTATACCCGGAAAAACGATTTGGCTTTAATCCAAACCCAACAACAGGAAATCGAAGTACATAAAGAAAACTTCCTTTTCAACCTCCAGTTCGAAACCATTCAAAACAATAACGATCTGAATAAAATCCAGGAACTAATTAATAAGGACGACGAACTCATCATCCTGCGTGAAAGCATTAAAAAAGCTTCTCTAGCTCAGCTTGCAAACGGCGTTATCACAACAAGCGATTATCTGCGGGAAGTCAATGAATTGGATCGTGCTAAAAACCAGAAAATCACCCACGAAATCCAATATCTTTTAACACAATATAATCTAAAAGCACAACTCAATCAATGA
- a CDS encoding HlyD family secretion protein: MKKYIFLITALMLFSCRNADRHYDASGTFEADEVMVSAKANGTITRLNVEEGQELTQNQNVGEIDPKTVELQKEQVIASLDAIGQKTNSAIPQIQVLQSQYHSQNASISVLKEQLQNAVRERNRTANLVREDAATRKQLDDTNGLIDVIQKQILAAQTQLKTLTQQISAAKENVAIQNRAVLSERKPTEKKVEQIDELLKNNTIVSPISGMVLTKYSSEGEFATVGKPIFKMAGLDLMTLKIFITGDQLPKIKTGQQVKVLLDKGDGKTSEVPGTVYWISSKAEFTPKTIQTKNERANLVYAVKIHVKNDGYLKIGMYADVKF, translated from the coding sequence ATGAAAAAATATATTTTCTTAATAACTGCTCTCATGCTCTTTTCCTGCAGGAATGCAGATCGTCATTACGATGCTTCGGGCACTTTCGAGGCCGATGAAGTCATGGTCAGCGCCAAAGCCAACGGCACCATCACCCGACTGAATGTGGAAGAAGGCCAAGAACTTACCCAAAATCAAAACGTTGGAGAAATCGATCCGAAAACGGTCGAATTACAGAAAGAGCAGGTTATCGCAAGTCTCGATGCAATCGGGCAAAAAACCAATTCGGCAATTCCTCAGATTCAGGTTTTACAGTCGCAGTATCATTCTCAAAATGCCAGTATTTCGGTATTAAAGGAACAGTTGCAAAATGCAGTCAGAGAACGCAACAGAACAGCGAATCTCGTCCGTGAAGATGCGGCAACCAGAAAACAACTCGACGATACAAACGGGCTCATCGATGTTATTCAAAAACAAATTTTGGCAGCACAAACTCAACTGAAAACGCTCACCCAGCAGATTTCTGCCGCAAAAGAAAATGTTGCCATTCAAAACAGAGCAGTTTTAAGTGAAAGAAAACCGACAGAAAAAAAAGTGGAACAGATCGATGAACTGCTGAAAAACAACACCATTGTAAGTCCCATTTCCGGAATGGTGCTGACGAAATATTCCAGTGAAGGTGAGTTTGCCACGGTGGGAAAACCAATTTTCAAAATGGCCGGTCTCGACCTGATGACTTTAAAAATATTTATCACCGGCGATCAGTTGCCGAAAATAAAAACCGGTCAGCAAGTGAAAGTTTTGCTTGACAAAGGCGACGGAAAAACCAGCGAAGTTCCCGGAACCGTTTACTGGATTAGTTCCAAAGCCGAATTCACACCGAAAACCATTCAAACCAAAAACGAAAGAGCGAACTTGGTTTATGCCGTAAAGATTCATGTAAAAAATGATGGTTATCTGAAAATCGGAATGTACGCCGACGTGAAATTTTAA
- a CDS encoding ABC transporter ATP-binding protein, whose protein sequence is MKSITVHNLVKTYGKDKEKVLAVDDVSFGVDHGEIFGLIGPDGAGKTSIFRMLTTLLLPNSGSATIEDFDMVKDYKNIRNILGYMPGKFSLYQDLTVEENLKFFASVFNSTIEENYGLIKDIYIQIEPFKTRRAGQLSGGMKQKLALCCALIHKPKVLFLDEPTTGVDPVSRKEFWEMLKRLQTQGITMVVATPYMDEASLCDRIALMQNGKILSIATPENLSNSYPDLLFEVKAGRTSKVLKALENFEQKKNAYAFGEFVHLSADQNSKFEIGSIHQFLKNKGFENIEVKAIKANTEDSFIQLLSQENH, encoded by the coding sequence ATGAAATCAATCACCGTCCACAACCTCGTAAAAACCTACGGCAAAGACAAAGAAAAAGTCCTTGCGGTGGATGACGTGAGTTTCGGTGTTGACCACGGCGAAATATTCGGATTGATCGGTCCAGATGGTGCCGGCAAAACTTCCATATTCAGAATGCTGACCACGCTTCTTTTGCCCAATTCCGGCTCTGCAACGATTGAGGATTTTGACATGGTCAAAGATTATAAAAACATAAGGAATATCCTGGGATATATGCCGGGGAAATTTTCGCTTTATCAGGATCTAACCGTCGAAGAAAATCTGAAATTTTTCGCCAGCGTTTTCAATTCAACCATCGAAGAAAACTACGGTTTAATCAAAGATATTTATATTCAGATTGAACCTTTTAAAACCCGGAGAGCCGGACAATTATCAGGCGGAATGAAACAGAAACTCGCCTTATGTTGTGCTTTAATTCACAAACCGAAAGTTTTATTTCTCGATGAACCGACCACCGGTGTAGATCCCGTTTCCCGGAAGGAATTCTGGGAAATGCTCAAACGTCTACAAACGCAGGGAATCACCATGGTTGTCGCCACGCCTTATATGGACGAAGCTTCACTCTGCGATCGAATCGCTTTAATGCAAAACGGAAAAATCCTGTCCATTGCAACGCCTGAAAACCTCAGCAATTCCTACCCCGACTTATTATTTGAAGTAAAAGCCGGCCGGACTTCTAAAGTTTTAAAAGCGCTGGAAAATTTCGAACAGAAAAAAAACGCCTATGCATTTGGTGAATTCGTGCATTTAAGCGCAGATCAAAACAGCAAATTCGAAATCGGTTCCATTCATCAATTTTTAAAAAATAAAGGTTTTGAAAATATAGAAGTCAAAGCCATAAAAGCAAATACAGAAGACAGTTTCATACAATTGCTTTCTCAGGAAAATCATTAA
- a CDS encoding ABC transporter ATP-binding protein, with the protein MNTQNPNIAITAENITKSFGDFVAVDHISFEVKKGEIFGFLGANGAGKTTAMKMFCGLSVPTFGNASVAGFDVYHETEKIKRNIGYMSQKFSLYGNLTVKENLEFFGGIYGIPRKELKTKSAELIKELGLEQEKNKLVSQLPLGWKQKLAFSVAIFHQPEIVFLDEPTGGVDPVTRRQFWSMIYDAADRGITIFVTTHYMDEAEYCDRVSIMVDGKIAALNTPSNLKKQFNAVTMDDVFYELARGAKRTE; encoded by the coding sequence ATGAATACTCAAAATCCAAATATCGCCATCACTGCAGAAAATATCACCAAATCTTTTGGCGATTTTGTGGCGGTTGACCACATCAGTTTTGAAGTGAAAAAAGGAGAGATTTTTGGTTTCCTCGGAGCGAACGGTGCCGGAAAAACAACGGCGATGAAAATGTTCTGCGGGCTTTCTGTTCCGACTTTCGGAAACGCCAGCGTGGCAGGTTTTGATGTCTATCACGAAACAGAAAAGATCAAAAGAAATATCGGCTATATGAGCCAGAAATTTTCACTCTACGGCAATCTGACCGTCAAAGAAAATCTGGAGTTTTTCGGAGGAATTTATGGAATCCCCAGAAAAGAACTGAAAACAAAAAGTGCAGAACTCATCAAAGAACTGGGCTTAGAACAAGAGAAAAACAAACTGGTTTCTCAACTTCCGTTAGGTTGGAAACAGAAACTGGCATTCTCTGTCGCCATCTTTCACCAACCAGAAATCGTGTTTTTAGATGAACCTACAGGTGGCGTTGATCCTGTAACGCGGAGACAGTTCTGGAGCATGATTTATGACGCAGCTGACCGTGGAATCACCATTTTCGTCACCACCCATTATATGGATGAAGCAGAATATTGCGACCGCGTCTCAATCATGGTTGATGGAAAAATTGCCGCACTGAATACGCCATCCAATCTGAAAAAACAGTTTAATGCAGTAACCATGGATGACGTCTTTTATGAACTGGCGCGAGGCGCGAAAAGGACTGAATAA